The Mesorhizobium sp. NBSH29 genome has a segment encoding these proteins:
- the ssb gene encoding single-stranded DNA-binding protein produces MAGINKVILVGRVGMDPEIKSFSSGDKIAEFSLATSQSWRDKTSGERKEKTQWHRVKIQNQNIIKIVDSYVTKGAQVGVEGEIQYRQWEKDGQKHTTTEIVIGSFDGRLYLLESKSDGDGGKAKSDNGGGSQRSQGAQDSGRASRDLDDEIPF; encoded by the coding sequence ATGGCAGGCATAAACAAAGTCATTCTGGTGGGCCGCGTAGGCATGGACCCGGAAATTAAATCTTTCAGTAGTGGCGACAAAATTGCGGAGTTTTCGCTGGCGACGTCGCAGAGCTGGCGGGACAAAACGAGCGGTGAGCGCAAGGAAAAAACTCAGTGGCACCGGGTGAAGATCCAAAATCAAAACATCATCAAAATCGTCGATTCATACGTGACCAAGGGCGCTCAAGTTGGCGTTGAGGGAGAGATCCAATACCGCCAATGGGAGAAGGACGGGCAGAAGCACACAACAACCGAGATCGTAATCGGGAGCTTTGACGGGAGGCTATATCTTCTCGAAAGCAAGAGTGACGGCGACGGTGGAAAAGCCAAGAGCGATAATGGGGGCGGCAGTCAGCGGAGCCAGGGAGCGCAAGATTCCGGCCGTGCCAGCCGCGACCTCGATGACGAAATCCCATTCTGA
- a CDS encoding ATP-dependent DNA helicase has product MTNWSKQQSDAMSVVGAWLRTKWETSFYLAGYAGTGKTTLAKHIASMQNGEVRFAAFTGKAAKVMRDAGCTNASTIHFLIYTHSTDESTGAVKRHLNKRALDDVALVIIDECSMVDQELGQDLMSFNVPILALGDPGQLPPVSGGGYFTSGPPHYMLTDIHRQAKDSPIIRLATDVREGRWNRNDLVVTDGLTMCRKADLNPAAVTGADAVIVGRNATRNAFNRRMRQVRGFNPTLPPQKGEIVMCLRNDRLLQIYNGESFKISRRNKTEQRIEGRVHYFSIEDPDAPERGKISVRVFDQFFSTPNTAKDIHWKAQRGMQQFDYGYTMTVHKSQGSQWQNVCVFDESSAFGTDWQRHLYTAVTRAANHLTLVVS; this is encoded by the coding sequence GTGACCAATTGGTCGAAACAGCAAAGCGATGCCATGTCAGTCGTAGGCGCATGGCTGCGCACCAAATGGGAGACTTCATTCTATCTCGCCGGTTACGCCGGGACGGGGAAAACCACTCTCGCCAAGCACATCGCATCCATGCAGAACGGCGAGGTCAGGTTTGCCGCGTTCACTGGCAAGGCCGCCAAGGTCATGCGCGATGCTGGCTGCACCAATGCTTCGACCATCCACTTTCTGATCTACACGCACTCCACTGACGAATCGACCGGGGCGGTGAAGCGGCACTTGAACAAGAGAGCGCTTGATGACGTTGCTCTGGTCATCATCGACGAGTGCTCCATGGTCGACCAAGAACTTGGCCAGGACCTCATGTCCTTCAATGTTCCTATCTTGGCGCTTGGTGATCCTGGCCAGCTACCACCAGTCAGCGGCGGCGGATATTTCACGTCGGGCCCGCCCCACTACATGCTCACCGATATCCATCGGCAGGCAAAGGACAGTCCGATCATACGGCTTGCCACTGACGTTCGCGAGGGTCGGTGGAACCGAAACGACCTGGTGGTCACCGATGGTCTGACAATGTGCCGCAAGGCCGACCTTAACCCGGCCGCAGTGACAGGGGCCGACGCAGTGATCGTCGGCAGGAACGCCACCAGAAATGCCTTCAACAGACGGATGCGCCAGGTCCGAGGATTTAATCCCACCCTTCCTCCACAGAAGGGCGAGATAGTCATGTGCCTTCGTAACGACCGTCTATTGCAAATCTACAATGGCGAATCTTTCAAAATATCGCGCCGCAACAAGACTGAGCAGCGCATTGAGGGGCGAGTGCACTATTTCTCGATCGAAGATCCGGATGCGCCTGAGCGGGGCAAAATTTCCGTAAGGGTCTTCGATCAATTCTTTTCCACCCCAAACACAGCCAAGGACATTCACTGGAAGGCCCAGCGAGGGATGCAGCAGTTTGACTACGGCTACACGATGACGGTCCACAAATCCCAAGGATCGCAATGGCAGAACGTCTGCGTATTCGACGAGAGCTCCGCATTCGGCACCGACTGGCAGCGCCATCTCTACACTGCAGTCACCAGGGCGGCCAATCACCTTACATTGGTGGTCTCGTGA
- a CDS encoding exodeoxyribonuclease X, with protein MIPPLTLIRVIDTETTDLDDPSELVEIGWTDVRWFGSSWEIESGPHARLVNPGMQIKFGAMATHHISQAEAETGISPAEARRLVTGGADYLCAHNAEFDRKYIPHPLPWICTHKCARRVWPTLQSHKNGAIRYELELCLDDPRAEPSHHAGPDTWVTAHILLRLLPLLTLQEMVTISRQPVVLLKIGFGEHKGVRFSDLPDGYLDWIVNKSEMPNDPKREDVVHTARLELKRRAQ; from the coding sequence GTGATCCCACCGCTTACTCTTATCCGGGTGATCGACACCGAAACCACCGATCTCGACGACCCCTCTGAATTGGTCGAGATCGGCTGGACGGACGTGCGCTGGTTTGGATCGTCATGGGAGATCGAGTCCGGGCCTCATGCCCGGCTCGTCAACCCCGGCATGCAGATCAAGTTCGGCGCGATGGCCACGCACCATATCAGTCAGGCCGAAGCCGAGACGGGCATTTCACCTGCCGAGGCTCGTCGTCTGGTCACCGGTGGCGCGGACTATCTCTGCGCCCACAACGCCGAATTCGACCGCAAATACATTCCGCACCCCCTGCCGTGGATCTGTACCCACAAATGCGCTCGGCGCGTCTGGCCCACGCTGCAGAGCCACAAGAACGGGGCGATCCGCTACGAACTGGAACTCTGTCTGGACGACCCGAGGGCGGAACCCTCGCACCACGCTGGCCCCGATACATGGGTCACCGCCCACATTCTTCTGCGGCTGCTGCCGCTGCTGACCCTGCAGGAAATGGTCACGATATCGAGACAGCCCGTCGTGCTGTTGAAGATCGGCTTTGGTGAACACAAAGGCGTTCGCTTCTCCGATCTCCCCGACGGTTACCTCGATTGGATCGTCAACAAATCTGAAATGCCGAACGACCCGAAACGAGAGGACGTGGTGCACACCGCCCGGCTTGAACTCAAGAGGAGAGCGCAGTGA
- a CDS encoding RecT family recombinase, which translates to MNAVTNKVEKKEAAPIVVFRNQLEARLDSFAEALPPHISPALFKSTLLSSVMADPNLLGADRISLFEAAKNAANDGLLPDKKEGAMVIYFTKIKDGSKDIWIKKVQWMPMIRGILTKLYNTGKVKSATVGIVYAGDDFRAWTDDAGEHLFHEEGDQQDRSVVRRVYAQVVMAAGGVFVETMRIDDLDKIRNASKSKDSGPWRDWPEEMWKKSVFRRLAKRLPMSREIMPLLERDDFLYQMDDRPAISDTRRPAGSLTARLDEATGAVGRIDHTPQHDDDGVILDNDSLSTNKPASTRNHAKDTQDADSPSSPKEGDQAAGSTPPSQESAADESSDDAKAYRAGREAKAKGIARKAIPAVISNDPALKQAWLEGYDDGAEKQSEG; encoded by the coding sequence ATGAATGCAGTGACCAACAAGGTTGAGAAGAAAGAAGCGGCTCCTATCGTCGTGTTCCGCAATCAGCTCGAGGCCCGGCTCGACTCTTTTGCGGAAGCCCTGCCCCCGCATATTTCGCCGGCGCTGTTCAAGAGCACTCTACTCTCGTCGGTGATGGCCGATCCGAACCTACTCGGCGCCGATCGGATATCCCTATTCGAGGCTGCCAAGAACGCTGCCAATGACGGCCTGTTGCCTGACAAGAAAGAGGGCGCAATGGTCATCTACTTCACAAAAATCAAAGATGGAAGCAAGGACATCTGGATCAAGAAAGTCCAGTGGATGCCTATGATCCGAGGGATTCTCACCAAGCTTTACAACACCGGGAAAGTGAAAAGCGCCACGGTTGGGATTGTATATGCTGGCGACGATTTCCGAGCCTGGACAGACGACGCGGGCGAGCACCTGTTCCATGAAGAAGGGGACCAGCAGGACCGCAGCGTCGTGCGGCGCGTCTATGCGCAGGTTGTCATGGCTGCCGGCGGCGTGTTCGTTGAAACCATGCGGATAGATGATCTGGATAAGATCCGCAACGCATCGAAGTCAAAGGATTCCGGCCCATGGAGAGACTGGCCTGAGGAAATGTGGAAAAAGTCGGTTTTTCGCCGGCTGGCGAAGCGGCTCCCAATGTCGCGCGAAATCATGCCGCTACTCGAGCGCGATGACTTCCTTTACCAGATGGATGACCGGCCAGCCATTTCCGATACGCGCAGGCCTGCCGGCTCGTTGACGGCCCGCCTCGATGAGGCGACTGGTGCTGTGGGACGGATCGACCACACGCCGCAACACGATGATGATGGCGTCATCCTCGACAACGACTCTCTCTCAACCAACAAACCCGCGTCCACCCGCAATCATGCAAAAGACACCCAAGACGCGGATTCGCCTTCCTCTCCTAAGGAAGGCGACCAGGCGGCTGGCTCCACCCCCCCCTCTCAGGAGTCAGCCGCCGACGAATCCAGTGACGACGCAAAAGCCTATCGCGCTGGTCGGGAGGCTAAAGCCAAAGGCATCGCCCGCAAGGCGATCCCCGCCGTGATCAGCAACGACCCGGCCCTGAAACAGGCTTGGCTTGAGGGTTACGACGACGGCGCTGAAAAGCAGTCGGAGGGGTGA
- a CDS encoding YqaJ viral recombinase family nuclease produces MSVTVIRPADRAAWLDARRQDVTASVAAAVLNVHPYTSQYQLWAEKTGRLSPDGEATDAMMRGVYIEPVGVAMLRDQKPEWAVEYHADNAYYRDEKIRIGATPDAFAVDPGREGRGNVQIKSASESAFKDYWIDPDTKQVIPPTWIALQAITEARLTGCDWACVALVVITWRGTLRLYVIDIPLIERHWVAIKTGVAEFWRVVDAGEHPPIDWEKDGSTVLDVYRDSYTDVRDLSDDAALDVIIRRYKEAKELESSGKKLADTLKPQIIFALGNSAAGKTASYDIRASTQIRASYVASESQSRVLRIKPRRDHDVDASRF; encoded by the coding sequence GTGAGCGTCACGGTGATCCGACCAGCAGATCGGGCCGCTTGGCTCGACGCGCGCCGACAGGACGTCACGGCATCTGTCGCAGCGGCTGTTTTGAACGTGCATCCATACACTTCTCAGTATCAGCTGTGGGCCGAAAAGACCGGTCGGCTCTCACCCGATGGTGAAGCTACCGACGCGATGATGCGGGGCGTCTACATCGAACCCGTCGGCGTCGCGATGTTGCGCGATCAGAAGCCGGAATGGGCTGTCGAATACCACGCCGACAATGCCTACTATCGAGACGAGAAAATTCGCATTGGTGCTACGCCGGATGCGTTTGCTGTTGACCCGGGCAGGGAGGGGCGCGGCAACGTCCAGATTAAAAGCGCGTCGGAAAGCGCATTCAAAGATTACTGGATCGACCCTGACACGAAGCAGGTTATCCCCCCCACTTGGATTGCCCTTCAGGCGATCACTGAGGCGAGGCTTACTGGTTGCGATTGGGCTTGTGTAGCGTTGGTTGTCATTACCTGGCGCGGCACGTTGAGACTTTATGTGATCGATATCCCTTTGATCGAACGACATTGGGTCGCAATCAAAACGGGCGTCGCCGAGTTCTGGCGCGTGGTGGACGCGGGAGAGCACCCACCTATCGATTGGGAGAAGGACGGCTCGACGGTGCTCGACGTCTATCGAGATTCCTATACCGACGTTCGCGATCTTTCTGACGACGCAGCCCTCGACGTGATTATCCGTCGATACAAGGAAGCGAAAGAGTTGGAATCAAGCGGCAAGAAACTTGCCGACACGCTCAAGCCGCAAATCATCTTTGCCCTTGGCAATTCGGCGGCCGGCAAAACCGCCTCCTATGACATCAGAGCCAGCACCCAAATCCGAGCGTCGTATGTCGCCTCGGAGTCACAGTCGCGCGTGCTGCGAATTAAACCGAGAAGGGATCACGACGTTGACGCAAGCCGCTTCTGA
- a CDS encoding S24 family peptidase has protein sequence MTAYERIRARVHELYPNMKDHEASLIITNGRNKDLIRGIKRGRSKFPRGENLEALATFLKWPVSWLTSPNDPGNVHHIDIQAFDRNAPNGHVTGGNPLEGVTVPLYSSAVGGVEGEFMLDDNRCGDIEAPASLEEVLGAYAVTVSGETMDPRYEDGEVVFVNPQKRVKRGDYVIAQIRPEAGGPTLAYVKRFVSRNAKELVLEQLKPARSLSFDESKVVSVHYILRGGE, from the coding sequence ATGACTGCATATGAGCGCATCAGAGCACGAGTGCACGAACTGTACCCGAATATGAAAGATCACGAAGCCTCGCTGATCATAACCAACGGACGCAACAAGGACTTGATTCGAGGTATCAAGCGCGGACGCTCGAAATTTCCCCGCGGCGAAAATTTGGAAGCCTTGGCCACGTTTTTGAAGTGGCCAGTCTCATGGCTCACGTCCCCCAATGACCCTGGCAACGTTCACCATATCGACATTCAGGCATTTGATCGTAACGCTCCCAACGGTCATGTTACTGGCGGTAATCCGTTAGAGGGGGTGACTGTTCCGCTTTACAGCAGCGCAGTCGGCGGAGTTGAGGGGGAATTTATGCTAGACGACAATCGCTGTGGCGACATCGAGGCGCCGGCAAGTCTCGAAGAGGTCCTGGGCGCTTACGCGGTAACCGTGAGCGGTGAGACAATGGACCCTCGGTATGAGGACGGTGAGGTGGTCTTCGTTAACCCCCAAAAGAGGGTGAAGCGGGGAGACTATGTGATCGCGCAAATCCGGCCAGAGGCTGGTGGCCCAACGCTGGCCTACGTGAAACGTTTTGTCAGCCGGAACGCGAAGGAACTTGTGTTGGAGCAGCTCAAACCGGCAAGAAGCCTATCGTTCGATGAATCCAAAGTCGTTTCGGTACACTACATTTTGAGAGGTGGAGAATGA
- a CDS encoding GapR family DNA-binding domain-containing protein, whose product MTKVLEQGRNRAKPDEAASFVEKFEQLEAEKLIEKMTSMARIKKIVDQQSELLDDAKGQGVPKKVIRTVVKARSYEAKSKAAMEELEDDDAADAVAIRKALGDFADLPLGAAAIERDDTTSAVVKAVNDSLSDQERESARQAPPIH is encoded by the coding sequence ATGACAAAAGTATTGGAGCAAGGTCGCAATAGAGCCAAGCCTGACGAAGCTGCGTCCTTCGTGGAGAAGTTCGAGCAGCTTGAAGCCGAGAAGCTCATCGAGAAGATGACCTCAATGGCGAGGATCAAGAAGATCGTCGACCAGCAGAGCGAGCTGCTGGATGATGCGAAAGGGCAGGGTGTCCCGAAAAAGGTTATCCGCACAGTCGTCAAGGCACGCTCCTACGAGGCGAAGTCTAAGGCCGCAATGGAGGAGCTCGAGGATGATGATGCAGCAGATGCTGTAGCCATCCGCAAGGCGCTTGGCGACTTTGCCGACCTGCCCCTCGGTGCGGCTGCAATAGAGCGCGACGATACAACGTCGGCTGTGGTCAAAGCGGTGAACGATTCCCTGTCTGACCAGGAACGAGAATCCGCACGCCAGGCGCCTCCGATCCACTGA
- a CDS encoding winged helix-turn-helix domain-containing protein, giving the protein MSTQVIAFAPLKHSRRKIEIAAGLANMALTYVSTLKQFLPLLERDPLSIGVCWSSNRLSALEQCHITRARLDNLLFMLLPISAGHKAVVDLLTAGSDDVQTDDTDPRELAARLAALAARRRDYVSSKFSFCGCSFDAVAGTVMSPSAFTRLTKYESSVLSLLIGHRGNLVAKRAILDGVYQGRDEPDIKIIDVFVCKLRKKLFDVTGGRDVVETVWGRGYRFVPTGFEPKFSHIRKGD; this is encoded by the coding sequence TTGAGCACCCAGGTTATCGCGTTCGCTCCTCTGAAGCATAGCCGCAGGAAAATCGAGATTGCAGCGGGCCTTGCCAATATGGCGCTGACCTACGTGTCGACGCTCAAACAATTTCTCCCTCTGCTTGAACGTGACCCCTTGTCGATCGGGGTCTGCTGGTCAAGCAATCGCCTTTCTGCCCTTGAGCAGTGCCACATCACTCGCGCCCGTCTGGACAATCTGTTGTTCATGCTTCTGCCGATTTCTGCCGGCCACAAGGCAGTCGTCGATTTGCTGACTGCGGGATCTGACGATGTTCAAACCGACGACACAGACCCTCGTGAGCTTGCGGCCCGACTGGCGGCATTAGCAGCCCGGCGTCGTGATTATGTGTCCAGCAAGTTTAGTTTTTGCGGTTGCTCATTTGACGCGGTGGCGGGGACAGTTATGTCCCCATCGGCTTTCACCCGCCTGACAAAGTATGAATCGAGCGTGTTGTCCTTGCTGATTGGCCATCGCGGTAACTTAGTGGCAAAGCGGGCAATCCTCGACGGGGTCTACCAGGGTCGCGACGAACCCGACATAAAAATCATCGACGTTTTCGTCTGCAAGCTCCGCAAAAAACTATTCGACGTAACCGGCGGACGTGACGTGGTCGAGACGGTTTGGGGTAGGGGCTACCGGTTTGTCCCAACCGGATTCGAACCAAAGTTTTCCCACATTAGAAAGGGCGATTGA
- a CDS encoding AAA family ATPase yields MPDVSEFTAIMADVANEVMTPIAGPFNKSMSNSKERRWGEKGAFSVDLQKGVWRDHSDNTGGGVLDLLAVYAGLSKPAALAWLAERGHLKRNTDNRSSSGSNDGQQIDKFAGFMDDHPVAIFKYYDDKGGLAYEVLKFAKTAPRRYMQRRPHPAGKGWIWGLQEGKYGQTRSGDWFKFKDDKKYEATEEFEDARWFLYHRAEVVKAVSEGRPIILVEGEKDVETLRTWGLTATTNQGGAKNWKPELDGDLKGADVVICSDLDKAGNARTLMRGAALRSVAKSVRVLDMANHWKDAPDKADVTDWKEQAGGTGKVFEEFVATAPAWKPERPKSRFGAIPWSDRQRKQKRLEFLVDGWLTETGVTFLGGPSGSGKSFLALHIAMCVSRGVDFFDRPVKHRGVIYQAGEGGVGLLDRMDAFAKHFQVSDEEEIPFELLPAKIDIFSKDSRDTENLIQEIKALALGMAVPVGLVVIDTLSKATVGADEINGKDTAAILANVERIRDECNVNVIVVHHMNADGKKLRGHTSLRDNADTVILITNDKETGIRDAILDKQKDAEDGLRLKFSLGAVAVRVNEVTGSDVTSCVVLSVSEKERLKAEQARIGYGPSQTERRILLNYFDTVDRHGRLVTSEKEGPRAALGKVVVNYLDYQAVALEKLIEVEDKAKAVDQIRKEFSRAKDGLARYGILEMHKPFVWWTGKPIRGFPRTFKKRDDELDVGQNSISPGLQEIMTSGSDYEILL; encoded by the coding sequence GTGCCTGACGTTTCTGAATTCACCGCCATCATGGCAGACGTGGCCAACGAGGTCATGACTCCAATTGCCGGTCCTTTCAATAAATCCATGTCGAACTCAAAAGAGCGTCGATGGGGTGAGAAAGGTGCATTCTCTGTCGACCTGCAAAAGGGCGTGTGGCGCGATCATTCGGACAATACAGGCGGTGGGGTTCTGGACCTCCTAGCCGTCTACGCTGGCCTTTCCAAGCCGGCCGCCCTGGCATGGCTGGCTGAGCGCGGTCATCTCAAAAGGAACACTGACAACCGTTCCTCGTCGGGATCCAATGATGGGCAGCAGATCGACAAGTTCGCCGGGTTCATGGACGATCACCCTGTCGCGATTTTCAAATACTACGACGATAAGGGTGGGCTTGCCTACGAGGTCCTGAAATTTGCAAAGACAGCACCACGCCGATACATGCAGCGCCGGCCTCATCCTGCCGGCAAGGGGTGGATATGGGGTCTCCAAGAGGGGAAATATGGCCAAACCCGATCCGGTGACTGGTTTAAATTCAAGGACGACAAAAAGTACGAGGCAACCGAGGAGTTCGAGGATGCGCGCTGGTTCCTTTATCACCGCGCCGAAGTCGTAAAGGCCGTTTCCGAGGGGAGGCCTATTATCCTCGTCGAGGGGGAGAAGGACGTCGAGACGCTGCGGACGTGGGGCCTAACGGCCACCACGAACCAAGGTGGCGCGAAGAACTGGAAACCTGAGCTCGACGGCGACCTCAAAGGTGCTGACGTTGTCATCTGCTCCGACTTAGACAAAGCCGGGAATGCCCGCACACTGATGCGCGGCGCAGCATTGCGCTCTGTGGCCAAATCGGTGCGTGTTCTCGATATGGCGAACCACTGGAAGGACGCTCCCGATAAAGCGGACGTCACCGACTGGAAGGAACAGGCTGGCGGCACAGGGAAAGTGTTTGAGGAATTTGTTGCCACCGCCCCGGCATGGAAACCAGAACGTCCTAAATCTCGGTTCGGTGCGATTCCTTGGTCTGACCGTCAACGCAAGCAGAAGCGATTGGAATTCCTTGTCGACGGCTGGCTGACGGAAACTGGCGTGACCTTCCTCGGTGGACCTTCAGGGTCTGGCAAGTCGTTCCTCGCCCTGCACATCGCCATGTGCGTCAGTCGTGGAGTCGACTTCTTCGATAGACCAGTGAAGCACCGCGGTGTCATCTATCAGGCCGGAGAAGGCGGCGTAGGCCTTCTCGACCGCATGGACGCCTTCGCCAAGCACTTCCAGGTTTCTGATGAAGAGGAAATTCCTTTTGAACTGTTGCCGGCGAAGATCGACATTTTTTCTAAGGACAGTAGAGACACCGAGAACCTGATCCAAGAAATCAAAGCTCTTGCACTCGGGATGGCCGTCCCGGTCGGCCTGGTCGTAATTGACACGCTGTCAAAGGCGACAGTGGGCGCCGACGAGATCAACGGCAAGGATACAGCGGCAATCCTCGCAAATGTCGAGAGAATCCGCGACGAGTGCAACGTCAATGTCATTGTGGTTCACCACATGAATGCTGACGGAAAGAAACTTAGAGGGCATACGTCGCTCCGCGATAACGCTGACACGGTGATCCTGATCACTAACGACAAAGAAACCGGCATTCGAGACGCTATTCTTGACAAGCAGAAGGACGCCGAGGACGGGCTGCGGTTGAAGTTTTCTCTCGGCGCTGTGGCTGTCCGTGTCAACGAGGTTACTGGCTCAGACGTAACATCGTGCGTCGTATTGTCGGTGAGTGAAAAAGAACGTCTGAAAGCGGAGCAAGCCCGCATTGGATATGGTCCGAGTCAGACCGAACGGCGCATTCTCTTGAACTATTTCGATACGGTCGATCGGCATGGCCGGCTGGTCACAAGCGAAAAAGAGGGGCCTCGGGCTGCACTTGGGAAAGTGGTCGTCAACTACCTCGACTATCAGGCCGTCGCGCTCGAGAAACTTATCGAGGTCGAAGACAAAGCAAAAGCAGTCGACCAGATCAGAAAGGAATTCTCTCGGGCAAAGGATGGTTTGGCCCGCTATGGAATCCTTGAAATGCATAAACCCTTCGTCTGGTGGACAGGCAAGCCCATCCGCGGTTTCCCACGGACGTTCAAAAAACGTGACGACGAATTGGATGTTGGGCAAAACTCCATTAGCCCAGGTCTGCAAGAAATTATGACAAGCGGCTCAGACTACGAGATCTTGCTATGA
- a CDS encoding DUF4942 domain-containing protein has protein sequence MNAIMPRNTVEDIVSFRNQALELYADAYAKIAEADDAIRAAKKMASRASPGINSYNDSQIDEIKQFNQAVSLPERDLYLRTARRLIDVNVWSWIVERTDLERLMDKEAKDQLRNQMRYIPDRLDRHGQLINQEEIDKGMPDVTVENIFATLETFMLDSDHIFRRGVANAFSRLDRRFRSHDGFKIGARLILDYAFNQFGSYSFSTNHRDTLLDIERTFLIVDGQSVKAAYAGIVGQVEQERRQSGKWGDPQQSEHEGAYFKVRCFKNGNAHLWFTRDDLVTKVNQILAEWYGETIGDGQTKEEDPLNNPKMTPAKRYGFFPTPSAAAGTLVGGVHLTIDADKAQPLRILEPSSGTGNLARLLVHKELPTESYGRRYSIVKQTIVDCVEIQPTYAAALSDERIYNRVFCQDFIRLDPKVTGLYDRVVMNPPFDRERDIDHVVHAMKFLKPTGELHAIMSAGTEFRETKKSLAFRAMMTKFGALWEDLPIGSFSEVGTNVSTVIVRVNMDGHPFRRWR, from the coding sequence ATGAACGCAATCATGCCACGCAACACTGTCGAGGACATCGTCAGTTTCCGCAACCAAGCCCTCGAGCTATACGCAGACGCCTACGCCAAAATTGCAGAAGCGGATGACGCAATCCGGGCTGCGAAGAAAATGGCCAGCCGAGCATCGCCTGGGATCAATTCCTACAACGATAGCCAAATCGACGAGATCAAGCAGTTCAATCAGGCGGTCAGCCTTCCGGAGCGAGATCTCTACCTGCGGACAGCACGCCGGCTGATCGACGTCAACGTGTGGTCGTGGATCGTCGAGCGCACCGACCTTGAGCGCCTGATGGACAAGGAGGCCAAGGATCAGCTGCGCAACCAGATGAGGTATATACCCGACAGACTGGATCGTCACGGCCAACTGATCAACCAGGAGGAAATAGACAAGGGCATGCCCGATGTCACAGTCGAGAATATTTTCGCCACTCTTGAAACGTTCATGCTCGACTCCGATCACATTTTCAGGCGCGGCGTGGCCAATGCCTTCTCCAGGCTTGATCGGAGATTCCGCAGCCATGACGGGTTCAAGATCGGGGCGCGATTGATCCTGGACTACGCTTTCAACCAGTTCGGCAGCTATAGCTTCAGCACAAACCATCGAGACACGCTGTTGGACATCGAGAGAACATTCTTGATCGTCGACGGCCAGTCCGTGAAGGCTGCCTATGCCGGCATCGTTGGCCAGGTCGAGCAAGAACGTCGACAGAGCGGCAAATGGGGCGACCCGCAACAGTCGGAGCATGAAGGCGCCTATTTCAAGGTGAGGTGTTTTAAGAATGGGAATGCCCATCTGTGGTTCACCCGAGATGACCTGGTGACCAAGGTCAATCAGATCCTCGCTGAGTGGTACGGTGAGACAATCGGCGACGGCCAGACGAAGGAAGAGGACCCGCTCAACAATCCGAAAATGACCCCTGCGAAGCGATACGGGTTTTTTCCAACTCCAAGTGCCGCTGCGGGCACCCTGGTCGGTGGAGTGCATCTTACCATTGATGCAGACAAGGCTCAGCCGCTGCGAATACTCGAACCGAGTTCCGGAACTGGCAACCTTGCTCGGCTTCTGGTCCACAAAGAGCTGCCTACCGAGTCGTATGGTCGTCGCTATTCCATAGTGAAGCAGACCATTGTGGATTGCGTGGAGATCCAACCCACTTATGCAGCCGCCTTGTCGGATGAGAGGATCTACAATCGCGTGTTCTGTCAGGACTTCATCCGTCTCGACCCCAAAGTTACCGGGCTCTATGACCGCGTCGTGATGAATCCACCGTTTGATCGAGAACGCGACATCGATCATGTGGTCCATGCAATGAAGTTCCTCAAGCCAACCGGCGAGCTGCATGCCATCATGTCTGCAGGCACTGAGTTCCGGGAGACAAAAAAATCTTTGGCCTTCCGAGCGATGATGACAAAATTCGGCGCTCTCTGGGAAGACCTCCCCATTGGATCATTTTCGGAAGTCGGAACCAATGTCTCCACGGTGATTGTCCGTGTGAACATGGACGGCCACCCCTTCCGCCGGTGGCGCTGA